One Pseudomonas abieticivorans genomic region harbors:
- a CDS encoding deoxyguanosinetriphosphate triphosphohydrolase: MDWHTLLTRERLGKTLHSPEELGRSPFHKDHDRIIFSGAFRRLGRKTQVHPVTSNDHIHTRLTHSLEVSCVGRSLGMRVGETLRDNLPDWCEPSDLGMVVQSACLAHDIGNPPFGHSGEDAIRHWFQQAAGRGWLDGMSEVERNDFLNFEGNAQGFRVLTQLEYHQFDGGTRLTYATLGTYLKYPWTARHADSLGYKKHKFGCYQSELPLLEQIAHKLGLPQLEEQRWARHPLVYLMEAADDICYALIDLEDGLEMELLDYAEVESLLLGLVGDDLPETYRQLGPQDSRRRKLAILRGKAIEHLTNAAARAFVEQQDALLAGQLPGDLVEHMHGPAKRCVLNAKDMARKKIFQDKRKTLHEIGAYTTLEILLNAFCGAALEQHGGRTPSFKNRRILDLLGNSAPDPHGSLHAAFMRMIDFIAGMTDSYATEMAREMTGRSSPL; encoded by the coding sequence TTGGATTGGCATACCCTGCTCACCCGCGAACGCCTCGGCAAAACCCTGCACAGCCCGGAAGAACTAGGCCGCAGCCCTTTTCACAAAGACCACGACCGGATCATTTTCTCGGGCGCTTTCCGCCGCCTGGGGCGCAAGACCCAAGTGCACCCGGTTACCAGCAACGATCACATCCACACCCGCCTGACCCACTCGCTGGAAGTCAGCTGCGTGGGCCGCTCCCTAGGCATGCGCGTGGGCGAAACCCTGCGTGACAACCTGCCTGACTGGTGCGAACCAAGCGACCTGGGCATGGTGGTGCAGTCGGCCTGCCTGGCCCACGACATTGGTAACCCGCCCTTTGGCCACTCGGGCGAAGACGCCATTCGCCACTGGTTCCAGCAGGCTGCCGGGCGTGGTTGGCTGGATGGCATGAGCGAAGTGGAACGCAACGACTTCCTCAATTTCGAGGGCAATGCCCAGGGCTTTCGTGTGCTCACGCAACTGGAATATCACCAGTTCGACGGCGGCACGCGGCTCACTTACGCAACGCTGGGCACCTACCTCAAGTACCCCTGGACCGCACGGCACGCCGACTCCCTGGGCTACAAGAAACACAAGTTCGGCTGCTATCAGAGTGAGCTGCCGCTGCTCGAACAGATCGCCCACAAACTGGGCCTACCGCAACTTGAAGAGCAGCGTTGGGCACGCCACCCGCTGGTGTACCTGATGGAGGCCGCCGACGACATCTGCTACGCCCTGATCGACCTTGAGGACGGCCTGGAGATGGAGTTGCTGGACTACGCCGAGGTCGAGTCCTTGCTGCTAGGGCTGGTCGGCGACGACTTGCCGGAGACGTACCGCCAGTTGGGCCCGCAGGATTCGCGCCGGCGCAAACTGGCGATCCTGCGCGGCAAGGCCATCGAGCACCTGACCAACGCCGCCGCCCGGGCCTTCGTCGAACAACAGGACGCCCTGTTGGCCGGCCAGTTGCCGGGGGACCTGGTGGAGCACATGCACGGTCCGGCCAAGCGCTGCGTGCTGAATGCCAAGGACATGGCCCGCAAGAAAATTTTCCAGGACAAACGCAAGACCCTGCACGAAATCGGCGCCTACACCACGCTGGAAATCCTGCTGAATGCCTTTTGCGGGGCCGCGCTGGAACAGCACGGCGGGCGCACGCCATCCTTCAAGAACCGTCGCATCCTCGACCTGCTGGGCAACAGCGCGCCCGACCCGCACGGCTCGCTGCACGCAGCGTTCATGCGCATGATTGACTTCATCGCCGGCATGACCGACAGCTATGCCACCGAAATGGCCCGCGAGATGACGGGGCGCTCAAGCCCCCTGTGA
- a CDS encoding EAL domain-containing protein, with the protein MFDGQPLAYFQPFIDTATGRIAGIEALGRLRQPDGQVQSVGPLFADPRTTATALRRLDRLIRDNALSRLREAPPEWFLSLNMSPRWISRLRPGQPPPSLRQLERHDVPPQRVVFEITELGGDIQRLSEVVRHYRDAGARIAIDDFGAGYSQLDRVLALQPDILKLDMRLFQAAARGGPSSEVVKALAQMAEKTGCWIIAEGVETEAELNFALECGSRYVQGYLFARAEPDFFASDAFVPRFAHLRERYVQQKLGERARLMNLRQQLVQLMAILHPWAQAGAPLSELPQLDAYPWLLRFYQCDRHGTQLTPNLEWRNNRWHADTSYLGHNWSWRPYFYHLLAEGWDERRLILSNTYRDATSNQYCLTAGQFFDNGQRLLLIDIDAAGL; encoded by the coding sequence GTGTTCGACGGGCAACCGCTCGCCTATTTCCAGCCGTTCATTGACACCGCGACCGGCCGCATTGCCGGTATCGAGGCGTTGGGGCGCTTGCGCCAGCCTGACGGCCAAGTGCAATCGGTAGGCCCTCTGTTCGCCGACCCACGCACCACCGCCACCGCCCTGCGGCGCCTGGACCGGCTGATTCGCGACAACGCCTTGAGCCGCCTGCGCGAGGCACCGCCGGAGTGGTTCCTGAGCCTGAATATGTCGCCACGCTGGATCAGCCGCCTGCGCCCGGGCCAGCCACCCCCTAGCCTGCGCCAACTGGAACGTCATGACGTGCCGCCACAACGGGTGGTTTTCGAGATCACCGAGCTTGGCGGCGACATCCAGCGCCTGAGTGAAGTGGTGCGCCATTATCGCGACGCCGGCGCACGTATCGCCATCGATGACTTTGGCGCTGGCTACTCCCAGCTGGACCGGGTGCTGGCCTTGCAGCCAGACATCCTCAAGCTGGACATGCGCCTGTTCCAAGCCGCCGCCCGCGGTGGGCCCAGCAGCGAAGTGGTCAAGGCCCTGGCACAGATGGCCGAGAAAACCGGGTGCTGGATCATTGCCGAAGGCGTGGAAACCGAGGCCGAGCTCAATTTCGCCCTGGAATGCGGCTCGCGCTACGTACAGGGCTACCTGTTTGCCCGTGCCGAACCTGACTTCTTTGCAAGCGATGCCTTCGTGCCACGTTTTGCCCACCTGCGCGAACGCTATGTGCAACAGAAACTGGGCGAGCGCGCGCGGCTCATGAACCTGCGCCAACAATTGGTCCAACTGATGGCCATCCTGCACCCCTGGGCCCAGGCCGGCGCGCCGTTGAGCGAACTGCCGCAACTGGACGCCTACCCCTGGCTGCTGCGCTTTTACCAGTGCGATCGCCACGGCACGCAACTGACGCCCAACCTGGAATGGCGCAACAACCGCTGGCACGCCGACACCAGCTACCTGGGCCACAACTGGTCCTGGCGACCCTACTTCTACCATCTGTTGGCCGAGGGCTGGGATGAGCGCCGGCTGATCCTGTCCAACACCTACCGCGACGCCACCAGCAACCAGTACTGCCTCACGGCCGGGCAGTTTTTCGACAACGGCCAGCGCCTGTTACTGATCGACATAGATGCCGCCGGGCTCTGA
- a CDS encoding phage holin family protein, with amino-acid sequence MALDSESNAPGAGASSRRLGAALLGLLHSHVELFGIELQEQKSRTVSLLLFAGLALVFALLALVALSGLILILLWDNYRMVGMIGLCLFYVLAGIFCAMRLKAAIFDESSPFSGTLEELANDRERLLP; translated from the coding sequence ATGGCACTGGACTCTGAATCGAACGCGCCGGGCGCCGGTGCTTCTTCGCGGCGCCTGGGCGCAGCGCTTCTGGGGCTGCTGCACAGCCACGTCGAACTGTTCGGCATCGAGTTGCAGGAACAGAAATCGCGCACCGTCAGCCTGCTGTTGTTCGCCGGGCTAGCCTTGGTGTTTGCCCTGTTGGCGCTGGTGGCCTTGTCTGGGCTGATTCTGATCCTGTTGTGGGACAACTACCGCATGGTGGGCATGATTGGCCTGTGCCTGTTCTATGTATTGGCGGGAATCTTTTGTGCAATGCGTCTGAAAGCGGCGATTTTCGATGAGTCGTCACCTTTCAGCGGCACCTTGGAAGAACTGGCCAACGACCGCGAGCGACTGTTGCCATGA
- a CDS encoding DUF883 family protein, translated as MARTTAKTAQDVLMADFQTLVRDTEKLLDHTKTLAGDQADELRSQIHESLLRARETLKDTENSLRERGREALVATEDYVQANPWQSVGIAAGVGFILGLLATRR; from the coding sequence ATGGCCCGCACCACGGCAAAGACTGCTCAAGATGTACTGATGGCTGATTTTCAGACCCTGGTACGCGACACCGAAAAACTCCTCGACCACACCAAGACCCTGGCCGGTGATCAGGCAGACGAGTTGCGCTCGCAGATCCACGAGAGCCTGCTGCGCGCCCGTGAAACCCTGAAAGACACCGAGAACTCCTTGCGCGAACGCGGTCGTGAAGCCCTGGTGGCCACCGAGGACTACGTGCAGGCCAACCCCTGGCAGTCCGTCGGCATCGCTGCCGGCGTAGGGTTCATCCTGGGCTTGTTGGCTACAAGGCGCTAA
- a CDS encoding ammonium transporter gives MENLQSAVETLVHGSNTLFLLCGAVMVLAMHAGFAFLEVGTVRQKNQVNALSKILSDFAVSTLAYFFIGYWISYGVTFLQPAAVISVDHGYALVKFFFLLTFAAAIPAIISGGIAERARFAPQLCATSLIVAFVYPFFEGVVWNGNFGAQAWLLANVGATFHDFAGSVVVHAMGGWLALAAVLLLGPRQGRFRDGKVVAFAPSNIPFLALGSWILIVGWFGFNVMSAQNLQGLSGLVAVNSLMAMVGGTVAALIVGRNDPGFLHNGPLAGLVAVCAGSDLMHPVGALVTGAIAGVLFVKCFIAAQGKWKIDDVLGVWPLHGICGVWGGIACGIFGQTALGGLGGVSLVSQLLGTGAGVLIALAGGFAVYGVLKASCGIRLSQEQEYYGADLSIHKIGAVSHD, from the coding sequence ATGGAAAATCTGCAAAGCGCCGTGGAAACATTGGTCCACGGCTCCAATACCCTGTTCTTGCTGTGTGGCGCTGTGATGGTCCTGGCTATGCACGCAGGTTTCGCCTTCCTTGAAGTCGGCACCGTGCGCCAAAAAAACCAAGTCAACGCGCTGTCCAAGATCCTCAGTGACTTTGCCGTGTCGACCCTGGCCTATTTCTTTATAGGTTACTGGATTTCCTACGGCGTGACCTTTCTGCAACCGGCCGCAGTGATCAGCGTCGACCATGGCTACGCGCTGGTCAAATTCTTCTTCCTGCTGACCTTTGCCGCAGCGATCCCGGCGATCATCTCGGGGGGCATTGCCGAGCGCGCCAGGTTCGCGCCGCAACTGTGCGCCACCAGCCTGATCGTAGCGTTCGTCTACCCGTTTTTCGAAGGCGTGGTGTGGAACGGCAACTTCGGCGCCCAGGCTTGGCTGCTGGCGAATGTTGGCGCTACCTTCCACGATTTCGCAGGGTCGGTGGTGGTGCATGCCATGGGCGGTTGGCTGGCGTTGGCGGCGGTGTTACTGCTGGGGCCACGCCAGGGGCGTTTTCGCGACGGCAAGGTGGTGGCCTTTGCGCCGTCGAACATTCCGTTCCTGGCGCTGGGTTCCTGGATCTTGATTGTGGGCTGGTTCGGTTTCAACGTGATGAGCGCGCAAAACCTGCAGGGCCTGAGCGGCCTGGTCGCCGTCAACTCATTGATGGCCATGGTGGGTGGCACGGTGGCCGCATTGATTGTGGGCCGCAATGACCCAGGCTTCCTGCACAACGGCCCGCTGGCGGGGTTGGTGGCAGTGTGCGCGGGCTCCGACCTGATGCACCCGGTGGGCGCCTTGGTGACCGGGGCCATTGCCGGCGTGCTGTTCGTGAAGTGTTTTATTGCCGCCCAGGGTAAATGGAAAATTGACGACGTGCTGGGGGTATGGCCGCTGCACGGCATTTGCGGCGTGTGGGGCGGCATTGCCTGCGGCATTTTTGGCCAGACCGCACTGGGCGGCCTGGGGGGCGTGAGCCTGGTCAGCCAGTTGCTGGGCACGGGCGCAGGGGTATTGATTGCCCTGGCAGGGGGCTTTGCGGTGTACGGCGTGCTCAAGGCCAGCTGCGGGATACGTTTGTCCCAAGAGCAGGAGTATTACGGGGCGGATCTGTCGATTCACAAGATCGGGGCGGTGAGCCACGATTGA
- a CDS encoding acyltransferase family protein, whose product MERLFSLQGIRGAAVLGVVLFHMAAVELKYSGGDRLLPAMVDFFQLGVDLFFVISGFVMVIVTRGRHQDWVQGLRFGFNRLSRIYPNYWLYFFITLLVYLWQPGMVNSSHGDSNLWMSFALLPSEKVLLVMVAWSLVFELWFYLVFAVFLFLPERWLALLLAAWALVLVVFNLVDDWQAHGPALRIMLHPYALEFITGVAAARFFYSRHSARVPTAVVWAGLCLAVFGGFPLIAGFQLFNSEGLERMLPVALVFGVLVLSLVLLERRGLIRVPGFMVVVGDMSYTLYLSHLLVLGVVGRAWGMLGPRPDSLWDNLVFIVLMMAAVLTYGWVAYRCFEKPLLDRATALCKRMFHASTPRKRLDTV is encoded by the coding sequence ATGGAGCGCCTGTTTTCGCTTCAGGGCATCAGGGGGGCGGCGGTACTGGGGGTGGTCCTGTTTCACATGGCCGCGGTAGAACTCAAGTATTCCGGTGGCGACCGTCTGCTGCCTGCGATGGTCGATTTTTTCCAGCTGGGCGTTGATCTGTTTTTTGTCATCAGTGGCTTTGTGATGGTGATCGTCACACGCGGGCGCCATCAGGATTGGGTGCAGGGCCTGCGCTTCGGCTTCAACCGACTTTCACGTATCTACCCCAACTACTGGCTGTATTTCTTCATCACCTTGCTGGTTTACCTGTGGCAGCCGGGCATGGTCAATTCCTCACACGGCGACTCCAACCTGTGGATGTCATTCGCGCTGCTCCCCAGTGAGAAAGTGCTGTTGGTGATGGTGGCCTGGTCGCTGGTGTTCGAGCTGTGGTTCTACCTGGTGTTCGCCGTGTTCCTGTTTTTACCCGAGCGCTGGCTGGCGTTGCTGCTGGCCGCCTGGGCGCTGGTGCTGGTGGTATTTAACCTGGTCGATGATTGGCAGGCCCATGGCCCTGCACTGAGAATAATGCTGCACCCCTATGCGCTGGAGTTCATCACCGGCGTCGCCGCTGCCCGCTTCTTCTATTCACGGCATAGCGCACGGGTACCCACGGCAGTGGTGTGGGCCGGGTTGTGCCTGGCCGTGTTCGGTGGTTTTCCGTTGATTGCCGGTTTCCAATTGTTCAACAGCGAAGGGCTGGAGCGCATGCTGCCGGTGGCGCTGGTGTTTGGCGTGTTGGTGCTTTCGCTGGTGTTGCTGGAGCGTCGCGGGTTGATCCGCGTGCCGGGGTTCATGGTGGTGGTGGGGGATATGTCCTACACCTTGTACCTGTCCCATCTGCTGGTGCTGGGGGTGGTCGGGCGTGCGTGGGGCATGCTCGGGCCGCGACCGGACAGCCTGTGGGACAACCTGGTGTTCATTGTCTTGATGATGGCGGCGGTTCTCACCTACGGCTGGGTGGCGTACCGCTGTTTCGAAAAGCCTTTGCTCGATCGCGCCACGGCCCTGTGCAAGCGTATGTTCCATGCGTCCACGCCGCGCAAGCGGCTGGACACGGTTTGA
- a CDS encoding acyltransferase family protein — protein MARAVNGNLDVLKMVLAIIVVVGHSKFLGGNTTTIGYLLSAGLLRAAVPVFFIINGYFMARAMSSGPSMRQWLVRVLWLYLFWMLVYSPFYVDDFSLATLVGVIKKLIIGYFHLWYLVGMIGGGVLVYLLRQQSSRVILTLALTCFGIGLVLQYMRVYVVVPNEFAQHWLEQDYTARNFLFMGFPFVAIGYLMARHDIPQKVSRAQVWCFLIVGLLVLELESWRNMHHQVNLDLNFDFLFGIILVAPAVFLLPFCYPRPSQNRWLGTLSSAVYFVHPLFLFGLTAMGMPFGNLLAISVLALALVVSPLIILAGRRFPFIL, from the coding sequence ATGGCACGAGCAGTGAACGGAAATCTGGACGTATTAAAGATGGTCTTGGCCATCATCGTGGTGGTGGGGCACAGTAAATTCCTGGGGGGCAATACGACAACCATCGGCTACCTGCTGAGCGCAGGCTTGCTGCGTGCGGCAGTCCCGGTGTTTTTTATCATCAATGGCTACTTCATGGCGCGCGCCATGAGCAGCGGCCCGTCGATGCGTCAGTGGTTGGTGCGGGTGCTCTGGTTGTACCTGTTCTGGATGTTGGTCTACAGCCCGTTCTACGTGGACGATTTCTCGTTGGCTACCCTGGTCGGGGTGATCAAGAAACTGATCATCGGTTACTTCCACCTCTGGTACCTAGTGGGCATGATCGGTGGTGGCGTGCTGGTCTACCTGTTGCGCCAACAGTCCAGTCGGGTGATCCTCACGCTGGCGCTGACCTGCTTTGGCATCGGGCTGGTGCTGCAATACATGCGCGTCTATGTGGTGGTGCCCAACGAGTTCGCGCAGCACTGGCTGGAACAGGATTACACGGCGCGTAACTTCTTGTTCATGGGCTTTCCGTTCGTGGCAATCGGTTACCTGATGGCGCGGCACGATATTCCGCAAAAAGTCAGCCGCGCCCAGGTCTGGTGCTTCCTGATCGTGGGGTTGTTGGTGCTGGAGTTGGAGTCCTGGCGCAACATGCATCATCAGGTCAACCTGGACCTGAATTTCGACTTCCTGTTCGGCATCATCCTGGTTGCGCCGGCGGTGTTCCTGCTGCCGTTCTGCTACCCGCGCCCGAGTCAGAACCGCTGGCTGGGGACGTTGTCGTCGGCGGTCTACTTCGTGCACCCGCTGTTTTTGTTCGGCTTGACGGCCATGGGCATGCCCTTCGGCAACTTGCTGGCAATCTCGGTACTGGCATTGGCGCTAGTGGTGTCGCCGCTGATTATCCTGGCCGGTCGGCGCTTCCCCTTCATTCTGTAG
- a CDS encoding glutaredoxin family protein — protein MPAECQLLGTLGCHLCELAEDELMPLVEHGLMVELLDIADDPHLFERYSLSIPVLVRVDNQAELAWPFDTEQVVAFLRR, from the coding sequence ATGCCTGCCGAATGTCAGTTGCTTGGCACCCTGGGGTGCCACCTGTGCGAGTTGGCCGAAGACGAGCTGATGCCTCTGGTCGAACATGGCCTGATGGTAGAACTGCTCGATATTGCCGACGATCCTCATTTGTTCGAGCGCTATTCCCTGAGCATCCCGGTGCTCGTGCGCGTCGACAACCAGGCTGAGTTAGCCTGGCCCTTCGATACCGAACAGGTCGTGGCTTTTTTGCGCCGATAG
- a CDS encoding D-Ala-D-Ala carboxypeptidase family metallohydrolase: MQISQHFSLEELVRSGTAARQGLDNTPDDTALANLRRLAGTLEAVRALVGQPLRISSGYRSVAVNAAVGGSRGSAHALGLAADFNVQGLAPRALAQLIADSTLDFDQLILEFDRWVHLGLSTGPARRQVLTARSSSGYLAGLV, from the coding sequence ATGCAGATCAGTCAGCATTTCAGCCTGGAGGAGTTGGTGCGTTCCGGCACCGCCGCGCGCCAGGGTCTCGACAACACGCCCGATGACACCGCCCTCGCCAACCTGCGCCGATTGGCCGGCACACTGGAGGCGGTGCGCGCGCTGGTGGGCCAGCCGCTGCGCATCAGCAGTGGCTACCGGTCGGTGGCGGTCAATGCGGCCGTCGGCGGTTCGCGTGGCAGTGCCCATGCCTTGGGCCTGGCCGCTGATTTCAACGTGCAGGGCCTTGCGCCGCGGGCGTTGGCGCAATTGATTGCCGACAGCACGTTGGACTTCGACCAGTTGATCCTGGAGTTCGACCGCTGGGTACACCTGGGCCTTAGCACAGGGCCTGCGCGACGCCAGGTACTGACGGCCCGCAGTAGCAGCGGCTACCTGGCCGGGCTGGTGTAG
- a CDS encoding transcriptional regulator: MVNVEQLKYTVNRMPVERIQEAVLELRLDGLVTEGKTPFNKVHFNTCFAEVEALFQRAGYHRPLDVVGYQGLLYALYDPTRWEAVDVLRWLKEFVEAAQVAHSQ, encoded by the coding sequence GTGGTCAATGTCGAACAATTGAAGTACACCGTCAACCGCATGCCGGTGGAGCGTATCCAGGAGGCGGTGCTGGAACTGCGCTTGGACGGGCTGGTTACCGAGGGTAAGACGCCCTTCAACAAGGTGCATTTCAACACCTGCTTTGCCGAGGTCGAGGCGTTGTTCCAGCGCGCCGGTTACCATCGCCCGCTGGACGTAGTGGGTTACCAAGGCCTGTTGTACGCGCTGTACGACCCCACGCGCTGGGAGGCGGTGGACGTATTGCGCTGGCTCAAGGAGTTCGTCGAGGCGGCGCAGGTCGCCCACTCGCAATGA
- a CDS encoding pseudouridine synthase codes for MSVPPFNPADQQASTLCLPPGPWVTVLDCLSEHFKAISREQWLDRIARGRVLDATGQPIGVDLAYKQGLRIHYFREVPNERPIAAQESILHVDEHLVVADKPHFLPVTPTGEYVEHTLLRRLIKRLGNPHLVPLHRIDRHTAGLVLFSANPASRAAYQQLFPTRQIDKTYEAIAPALPDRVFPLTHKSRMVNGEPFFRMQEVAGVSNSETRVEVGECNGQLWRYVLHPITGKTHQLRVHMTALGASICNDPFYPEVLRDIEDDYQRPLKLLARHLRFNDPLTGEVREFESALRLDW; via the coding sequence ATGTCCGTACCACCGTTCAATCCTGCCGATCAACAAGCCAGCACCCTGTGCCTGCCACCGGGCCCTTGGGTAACGGTGCTGGACTGCCTGAGCGAGCACTTCAAGGCCATCAGCCGTGAACAGTGGCTGGACCGCATCGCCCGGGGCCGAGTGCTGGACGCCACGGGGCAACCCATAGGCGTCGACCTGGCCTACAAGCAGGGGCTGCGCATTCATTACTTTCGCGAAGTCCCCAACGAAAGGCCGATTGCCGCCCAGGAGAGCATCCTGCACGTGGATGAGCATCTGGTGGTGGCCGACAAACCGCACTTCCTGCCCGTGACGCCGACCGGTGAGTACGTTGAGCACACGCTGCTACGTCGGTTGATCAAGCGCTTGGGCAACCCGCACCTCGTACCGCTGCACCGTATCGATCGGCACACGGCAGGGTTGGTGCTGTTCTCGGCCAACCCTGCGTCGCGCGCGGCCTATCAGCAGCTGTTTCCGACCCGGCAGATCGACAAGACCTACGAGGCCATCGCCCCCGCCTTGCCCGACCGCGTGTTTCCATTGACCCACAAAAGCCGCATGGTCAACGGCGAGCCGTTCTTTCGCATGCAGGAAGTGGCTGGCGTGAGCAACAGCGAGACCCGGGTCGAGGTGGGGGAGTGCAATGGGCAACTGTGGCGCTACGTGCTGCACCCCATCACCGGCAAGACCCACCAACTACGCGTGCACATGACCGCGCTGGGGGCGAGCATCTGCAACGACCCGTTCTACCCCGAAGTGTTGCGTGACATCGAAGATGACTACCAGCGGCCTTTGAAGCTGCTGGCCAGGCATTTGCGCTTCAACGACCCGTTGACGGGCGAAGTGCGCGAGTTCGAGAGCGCGTTGCGCTTGGACTGGTGA
- a CDS encoding inorganic phosphate transporter, whose protein sequence is MATPTLAPSSIDSPAQGRPQLGRKPGRGTLVLFFLVLALGLAYSAWSLVSDVDDMGTTVTTWTPFLLLGVALLIALGFEFVNGFHDTANAVATVIYTNSLPAHFAVVWSGCFNFLGVLLSSGAVAFGIIALLPVELILQVGSSAGFAMIFALLIAAILWNLGTWWLGLPASSSHTLIGSIIGVGVANALMHGRDGTSGVDWGQALKIGYSLLLSPLIGFFFAAMLVVVLRMLVKNRALYKAPEGDAPPPWWIRSLLILTCTGVSFAHGSNDGQKGMGLIMLILVGTLPMAYALNRTMPADQALHFSVVAEATQQALAKADPTPVAGDPRQTLSEYVRTKQASAQLVPSLAALAGMIGTDVKGYGSLAQIPAAAMANVRNDMYLTSEAIRLMSKDKVGGFDADTQSKVDLFKQQIDSATRFIPLWVKVAVAIALGLGTMVGWKRIVVTVGEKIGKTHLSYAQGASAEVVAMITIGAADMYGLPVSTTHVLSSGVAGTMVANGSGLQMRTIRNLLMAWVLTLPAAILLSGGLYWVFTQIF, encoded by the coding sequence ATGGCCACTCCGACGCTGGCACCTTCATCCATTGACTCCCCTGCCCAAGGGCGACCCCAACTGGGACGCAAGCCTGGGCGCGGCACCCTGGTGTTGTTTTTCCTGGTTTTGGCCCTGGGGCTCGCCTACAGCGCCTGGAGCCTGGTCAGCGACGTTGACGACATGGGCACCACCGTCACCACCTGGACGCCGTTCCTGTTGCTGGGTGTGGCGCTGTTGATCGCCTTGGGCTTCGAGTTCGTCAATGGCTTCCACGACACCGCCAACGCGGTGGCCACGGTGATCTACACCAACTCACTGCCCGCGCATTTCGCCGTGGTGTGGTCCGGCTGCTTCAACTTCCTCGGGGTGCTGCTGTCCAGCGGCGCCGTGGCCTTTGGCATCATCGCGCTGCTGCCGGTGGAATTGATTCTGCAGGTGGGCTCCTCGGCAGGCTTCGCGATGATCTTCGCCCTGTTGATTGCCGCCATCCTGTGGAACTTGGGCACCTGGTGGCTGGGCCTGCCGGCGTCCTCGTCGCACACCCTGATCGGTTCGATCATCGGCGTGGGCGTGGCCAACGCCCTGATGCACGGCCGCGACGGCACCAGTGGCGTCGACTGGGGCCAGGCGCTGAAGATCGGTTACTCGCTGTTGCTCTCGCCCCTGATCGGTTTTTTCTTTGCCGCGATGCTGGTGGTGGTGTTGCGCATGTTGGTCAAGAACCGCGCGCTGTACAAGGCGCCCGAAGGCGATGCGCCACCGCCGTGGTGGATCCGCAGCTTGCTGATCCTGACGTGCACCGGCGTGTCCTTTGCCCACGGCTCTAATGACGGGCAAAAAGGCATGGGCCTGATCATGCTGATCCTGGTCGGCACCCTGCCGATGGCCTACGCGCTGAACCGCACCATGCCCGCCGATCAGGCGCTGCATTTCTCGGTGGTGGCCGAGGCCACGCAACAGGCCCTGGCCAAGGCCGACCCGACCCCCGTGGCGGGCGACCCGCGCCAGACACTGTCCGAATACGTGCGCACCAAGCAGGCCAGCGCACAACTGGTGCCGTCGCTGGCCGCGCTGGCCGGCATGATCGGCACCGACGTGAAAGGCTACGGCTCCCTGGCGCAGATACCGGCGGCGGCCATGGCCAACGTGCGTAACGACATGTACCTGACCTCTGAAGCCATCCGCCTAATGAGCAAGGACAAGGTCGGCGGCTTCGACGCCGATACCCAAAGCAAGGTCGACTTGTTCAAGCAACAGATCGACAGCGCCACGCGGTTCATTCCATTGTGGGTCAAGGTCGCCGTGGCGATCGCGTTGGGCCTGGGCACCATGGTCGGCTGGAAGCGCATCGTGGTCACGGTGGGCGAGAAGATCGGCAAGACCCATTTGAGCTATGCCCAGGGCGCCAGCGCCGAAGTGGTGGCGATGATCACCATCGGTGCGGCAGACATGTATGGCCTGCCGGTCTCGACCACTCACGTGCTGTCTTCCGGGGTCGCCGGCACCATGGTTGCCAACGGCTCCGGGCTGCAGATGCGCACCATCCGCAACCTGCTGATGGCCTGGGTGTTGACGCTGCCGGCGGCGATCCTGTTGTCGGGCGGGTTATATTGGGTGTTTACCCAAATCTTTTGA